CGAAGACTGTCCGCCCGAAGTGATGGACGCGGAAGACCCGCTGTTCATTCTCTACACATCGGGCTCCACCGGCAAGCCTAAGGGTGTACTGCACACTACCGGCGGCTACGCCGTGTGGACGAGCATGACGCAGGAATATGTGTTCGATTACCAACCCAAGGCGGATGGATCGATGCCGGTTTACTGGTGCGCCGCCGATGTCGGTTGGGTCACCGGTCACTCCTATGTCGTCTATGCCCCGCTGTTTAATGGCGCGACGCAGGTGATGTTCGAAGGCGTCCCCAATTACCCCGATCACTCGCGCTTCTGGAACGTTATCGACAAGCATCAGGTCGAGATTTTCTACGCCGCGCCAACTGCGTTGCGCGCGCTGATGCGCGAGGGCGATGAGTATGTCACCAAGACCAGCCGCAAGAGCCTGCGCCTGCTTGGCTCGGTCGGTGAGCCCATAAATCCCGAAGCATGGGACTGGTATCATCGCGTGGTCGGCGAGCGGCGCTGCCCGATCGTTGATACGTGGTGGCAGACCGAAACAGGCGCAGCAATGATCACGCCTATGCCGGGCGCAACCGCGCTCAAACCCGGCAGCGCCACGCGCCCGATGTTCGGTGTAAAGCCAGCCATTCTCGATCCCGAGAAAGGCACCGTGCTCGAAGGCGCTACGCAGGGCGCACTGGTCATCACCGATAGCTGGCCCGGCCAGATGCGGACGGTCTATGGCGATCATGAACGTTTTTTTGACACCTATTTCAGCCAATATCCCGGCTACTATTTCACCGGCGATGGCTGCCGCCGCGACGAGGATAATTACTACTGGATCACCGGCCGGATCGACGATGTAATCAACGTCTCCGGCCACCGGATGGGTACAGCAGAGGTCGAAAGCGCGCTGGTTGCGCATGAGCTGGTTTCCGAAGCCGCCGTTGTGGGCATGCCGCACGATATTAAAGGGCAAGGCATCTACGCCTATGTGACCACCAATGCAGGGGTTGAGGACAGCGAGGAATTGCGCGCCGAGCTGGTCAAATGGGTCCGCAAGGAAATCGGCCCGATTGCAACGCCTGACGTGCTGCAATTTGCCCCGGGTCTACCGAAGACCCGCAGCGGCAAAATCATGCGGCGCATCCTGCGCAAAATCGCCGAGAATGACACGAGCAATCTGGGTGACATATCGACACTCGCCGATCCGGGTGTCGTCGATGATTTGGTAGCCAACAGGGGTAGCTAAGCTGCTCCCCCGAAGGAGAATTTCGTGAAAAAATCGATAGCATTGCTCACCGCTCTGGCACCTCTTGCTGTGATAGCAACGCCGGCACAGGCCCAAGATAGCGAAGCCGAACCGGTTGCACAGAAGCCCGACTTCAAAGAATCCATCGGTCCAGGCGGGCGCCCTGTCGGTGCAGATTGGTCACGCAGTCCGGTCTATGCCGAAAACGGGATGGCGGCGACCGCGCATCCGCTGGCTAGCCAGATTGCCATCGATGTCCTCAAACAAGGCGGCAACGCGGTTGATGCCGCGATTGCAGCCAACGCTGCACTGGGCCTGATGGAGCCGACCGGCAACGGCATCGGCGGCGATCTTTACGCGATTATTTGGGATCCCAAAACACAAAAACTCTACGGCATCAATGGCTCGGGCCGATCGCCCAAGAACCAGACTCTCGATCAATTAAAGGAAAAGCTCGGGGATCGCGACAGCCTTCCCCCTGTCGGACCGCTGCCAATCACAATTCCCGGTACGGTCGATGCGTGGTTTGAAATGCATGGCGAGTTCGGCAAGCTCTCGATGGCCGATATTCTGGCGCCGACGGTGGAGTACGCGCGCGAAGGCCATCCGGTCGCGCCGATTATTGCGATGTATTTGGATCGCAGCCTGCGCGCTTATGAGCGACGGCAGGAAGCCACACCTTTCGATTTCTCCAATGCCCGCGCGACGTGGTTCGCCAACGGCGCGCCCAAAGCGGGCGAGATTTTCAAAAACCCTGACCTTGCGAACACGCTGGAAACTATCGGACGCGGTGGCCGCGCAGCATTCTATGATGGCGAGCTCACCAAAGTGATGGTCGATTATCTCCAACGCCAAGGCTCGGCCTTCGAATATGAAGACTTTGCCGAGCATACCAGCGAATGGGTCGAGGTTGCCTGCGCCGGGTACAAGGATGGCTACGAACTGTGCGAACTACCACCTAACGGGCAAGGCTTCGCTGCTTTGCAAATTGTCAATATCCTCAAGAATATCGACCTCTCGCAATGGGAACGCGGCAGCCCCGAAGTGCTGCATTATATCACCGAAGCCAAGCGCCTGGCCTACGCCGATGTGGCGCGTTTCTACGCCGACACCGATTTCTCGAAGTTTCCGATGGAATTGCTGAGCGAGGAATATGGCAAGAAGCGTTTCGCGCTGATTGATCCGGCTAAGGCGACGCCCGATTACCGGCCCGGCGAACCCAAGCTGGAAGGTCCCGGCGACACAACGTATCTCACCGTCGCCGACAAAGACGGGATGATGGTCAGCTTGATCCAGTCCAATTATCGCGGCATGGGCGGCGGGCTGACACCGGATGGGCTCGGCTTTATGTTTCAAGATCGCGGGGAATTATTCAGCCTCGATCCCGCGCATCCCAATGTTTATGAACCGAACAAGCGGCCATTCCACACGATTATACCGGCCTTCGTGAAGAAAGACGGCGGCCCCTATATGACACTTGGCCTGATGGGCGGCGGAATGCAGCCTCAGGGGCATGTCCAAGTGCTCATCAATATGGTCGACTACGGCATGAATATTCAGGAGGCGGGCGATGCTGCGCGGCTGAACCATGATGGCGGCCGCCAACCGACCGACGATCTGGCGGGTACAGGAGCGGACCTGCTCGGAACTCTGCACGTCGAACCGGGGATTTCGGCGGAAACCATCGCGGCGCTCGAAGCTATGGGCCACAAGGTCGAAGTCGTCGATAACGGCATCATGTTCGGCGGATATCAGGCGATCCGCCGCGATCCGGAAACCGGCGTCTATTCGGGCGCGACCGAAATGCGCAAAGACGGTCAGGCTATTGGCTATTGAGTGTGAGTGAAGCAAAGTTCCCCCTCTTCTTTAGAGGAGTCGGTTAGGGGGTGGTGTTGGCGGACACAGAGTTGTGCCAAAACATCACCCCACTGCGACTAGGCTCTGCTCCGCATCGCTAAGTCTCGCTGCCCCTCCTCTAAAGAACAGGGACCATAATAGGATCGATCATGACCATTCGCCCTTTGCGTTCCGCCCTTTATCTCCCAGCCAATCGGGCGAGCGCGGTCGAGAAAGCGCGCCGCGCAGATTGCGATGCGGTAATCCTTGATCTGGAGGATGCTGTCGCGCCGGAGGCCAAGGTAGACGCCCGGGCGGCGGCGGTCGCAGCCGTCAATGAAGGCGGCTTCGGTCACCGGATTCTGGTCGTTCGGGTCAATGCGCTCGATACCGAATGGGGACCGGCAGATATTACCGCCCTCGCCGGATGCGGGCCCGATGCGGTTCTGGTTCCGAAGCTTTGCCATCCTGATGAAGCGGGTATCTACCGGCAACAGCTTGGCACTGGTCCGGAATTGTGGGCGATGCTGGAAACCTGCATTGCGTTTACTCAGCTCAGCGCGATCTCTGCAAAAGCGGCGGCGGCCGAACTGACTACCTATGTGATGGGCACCAACGATCTTGCGCTGGAAATGCGGGCGAAGCTGGATACAGCGCGCGCACCGTTCCAGCCTGTGCTTGCTCAAGCGGTTATCAACGCCCGAGCTTACGGACTGTCGGTGCTCGACGGCGTGTTTAACGATATCGGCGACGAGGAAGGCTTGGCTACGCAATGCCGCGAAGGTGCCGATATGGGCTTCGATGGCAAAACACTGATCCATCCCAAACAACTCGCGATTGCCAATGCTGCCTTCAGTCCATCTGCCGCTGAGGTGCGTACAGCGCAATCAATCCGCGATGCCTTCGCCGCGCCTGAGAACGCGGGAAAGGGTGTGATCAAAGTCGGTGGGCGAATGACGGAAATTCTCCATTTGCGTGAAGCGGAGCGTACACTCGCACTCCACGCAGCAACGCAGCGCAACCCCTCTTGATAAGACTGCACTTGCGGCGCAGGATGAGTCCTGCAAGAGGCACACTAAACTAGTTTCAGGAGTAACTATGGCTGGCATGGTGCCATTCAACTGGGAAGATCCGTTCAATCTGGAATCCCAGCTGACCGAAGAAGAGCGGATGATCCGCGACGCCGCGCATGGCTTTGCGCAGAGCGAGTTGCAGCCACGCGTTCAAGAGGCCTATCGCAACGAAACCAGCGCGCCTGAACTGTTCCCGTTGATGGGCCAGGCGGGACTGCTCGGTGCGACTATTCCAGAGGAATATGGCGGCGCAGATGCCAGTTATGTGTCCTACGGCCTGATCGCACGTGAGATTGAGCGGGTCGATTCCGGCTACCGATCGATGGCTTCCGTCCAGTCAAGTCTCGTGATGCACCCGATCTATGCATATGGATCAGCCGAACAGTGCCAGAAATATCTTCCCGGCCTGGCTAGCGGCGAATTGATCGGCTGCTTCGGCCTGACCGAACCCGATGCCGGCAGCGATCCCGGATCGATGCGTACCTATGCCAAGAAAGACGGCGATGGCTATTCGCTTTCGGGTGCCAAGACCTGGATTTCCAACTCACCCTTCGCGGACGTGTTTGTTGTGTGGGCGAAGAGCGAAGCCCATGCCGACGGGATCCGCGGTTTTGTGCTGGAGAAGGGCATGGAAGGCCTTTCCGCACCGAAGATTGAGGGCAAGCTGAGCCTGCGGGCTTCGACCACCGGTATGATTATGATGGATGAGGTCAAACTGCCTGCAGAGGCGCTGTTGCCCAATGTCCAAGGGCTTAAGGGCCCGTTCGGCTGCCTCAATCGCGCACGCTACGGGATTAGCTGGGGCAGCATGGGCGCGGCAGAATTCTGCTTCCATGCGGCGCGCCAATATGGCCTTGATCGCAAGCAGTTCGGCCGCCCGCTGGCGAACACACAGCTTTATCAAAAGAAGCTCGCCGATATGATGAGCGACATCGCGCTCGGCTTGCAAGCATCATTGCAAGTCGGTCGTCTGATGGACCAAGAGGCATTCGCGCCGGAAATGATCAGCATCGTCAAGCGCAACAATGTCGGCAAAGCGCTCGATATCGCTCGTCAGGCGCGCGATATGCATGGCGGCAACGGCATTAGCGATGAATACCAAGTGATCCGGCATATGGTGAACCTCGAAACGGTGAACACCTATGAAGGTACACATGATGTCCACGCGCTGATCCTTGGCCGCGCAATCACTGGGCTGGCGGCATTTTGATCGCTGCTGTCCTACTGGCGCAGCGTATGGCAGAAAGGCGCCATGACGCACCACAAACCCACTTTCGAGATAGCTCGCATGGTGGTTTTAGGCATGGAACTTCTTTGCTATTGGACCGTGTTCCATGTGTTCCATCCTGTAGGATTTACCGAGGGTAGAATCGGCTGAGATGATGAAGCTTCACGGATATTATCGCAGCTCGACCAGCTACCGGTTGCGCATCGCACTGGAGCTAAAGGCGCTGGAATACGAGAGTGTGCCGGTTAATCTGCTCAAAGGCGAGCAGAAAGGCGAGGCGTTCAGGGGCCGCAACCCGTTTGCAACCGTACCGATGCTGGAAGCCGGTGGCCGCGACCGTGCGCAAAGTATGGCGCTCATTGAATGGCTGGATGAAGCCTATCCGGATGCGCCGCTTCTGCCATCCACACCCGAGGACCGCTACACCGCCCGCGAACTCACCTATGCCATTGCAACTGAACTGCACGCACCGTTGAACCTGCCGGTGCTGAAATTCCTCAAGGAGGAATATGGCAAATCACAGGATGAAGTCGGCAAATGGTATCGCCACTGGCTCGCAAAAACGCTCGTCCCGGTCGAAGCACGACTGGCACAGCTGGGTAGTGGCGATTTTCTGTTCGATACGCCCGGTATCTTCGAGGTCGTTCTGCTACCGCAGCTCTACAATGCGCGGCGGTTTGAATACGATCTCGGGAACAGCCCGCATATGACGCGCATTGAAACAGCATGCCTCGCGCTCGAAACTTTCCAGCGCGCGCACCCAGATAATCAACCCGACAGTCCAGAGAATGGCCCAGAGAAAGTATAATCCATGAAACTTGCAACGCTCAAAGACGGTACCCGCGATGGCAAGCTGGTTGTCGTATCCAAAGACATCACCCGCTATTGCGCAGCGGACAATATCGCGCCGACGATGCAATATGCGCTCGACAATTGGGATGAAGTCGCGCCCAACCTCGAGGCGCTATACCGTGACGTCGAGCATCAGACTGTGCCTTGCGAGCGTTTCCACGAGAATGACGCGCATTCACCCCTGCCCCGCGCCTATCAATGGGCCGATGGCAGCGCTTACATCAACCACGTCGAACTGGTCCGCAAAGCGCGCAATTCCGAAGTTCCAGACAGCTTCTACCACGATCCGCTGATGTATCAGGGCGGCAGCGACACTTTCCTCGCTCCGCGCCAGGACATCCCGCTCGGCGACACCGCTTGGGGCTGTGACATGGAGGGCGAAGTCGCTGTGATTACGGGCGATGTGCCAATGGGCGTGTCTGCGGAGAATGCGGCGGATCACATTAAACTGGTAATGCTCGTCAACGATGTGTCGCTCCGCGGTCTGATCCCGGGCGAATTGGCAAAAGGCTTCGGCTTCTTCCAATCCAAACCCTCCAGCGCATTCTCACCCGTTGCCGTCACACCTGATGAACTGGGCGACGCGTGGAAGGACAGCCTGATCCATCTTCCACTGCTGGTGGATTACAACCGCGAAGCTTTCGGCCGGGCGGAAGCCGGCGTCGATGCGACATTCAACCTCGCGCAATTGGTCGCGCATGCTGCCAAGACCCGCAATCTGGCTGCAGGCACAATAATCGGATCAGGAACAGTTTCCAACAAAGGCGAAGATGGCGGCCCGGGTAAGCCGGTGAGCGAAGGGGGCTCAGGCTATAGCTGTATCGCCGAAATCCGGATGATCGAAACGATCTATGATGGCGGTCCCAAAACGCGCTTTATGCAGCCCGGCGATACCGTGAAGATCGAAATGAAGGACAAGGACGGCCATACGATCTTCGGCGCGATCAAACAGGAAGTCGTACAGGCCTGACTGCGCACTCGTTGGACCTGAACCAAGGTCTATGGGGGTAAAGTCAAAACCCGTTTGACTGCCACCGCGCTTTCGCGGATGGTCCTCCCTTACAGCGGCGGGGGAACCGCCCGTTTGACAGGGATCTGCGATGTTTAAAGTCTGGTTTTCCATTCCCCTTTGGCAACGCGTTATCGGGGCGCTGATAGTCGGTACAGCGCTCGGCTGGGCGTGGCAGGAATATGGTCTGTTCGGCGGCGCGGATCCAACCAGCATCAAGTGGATCGGCGACCTGTTCATCAAGGCGATCAAGATGCTGATCGTCCCACTCATTTTCTTCTCGCTCGTTTCGGGAATCGCCGCGCTGGGCGATCTGAAAAAGCTCGGCAATGTGGGCGGCAAAGCATTGATGATTTTCGCTGCGACTGCCGCGTTCTCGGTCTCGCTGGGCCTGACTATGGCGACTGTGGCTGGCCTCGGCAAAGGTCTTGATGTGCAATTGCCCGAAGGCGCGGACGTGCCGGACGCAGCGACGACCACTGCAGTAGATATGATCCTGTCAATGGTGACCGACAATCCGGTCGCGACAATGGCCGAAGGGCAAGTTCTGCCGCTGATCATCTTCGCATTGCTTTTCGGTATATCGGTGCTGATGGCGGGTAAGGAGGCCGCCCCCATCGTCAAAGCGATGGATGCCGGCGCCGCTGTCATGCAGCGAATGACCATGATCGTGATGGAATTGGCGCCATTCGGTGTGTTTGCGCTGATGGTCTGGGTAGCTGGGACACTCGGCTTGGACGTGCTCCAAAGCCTCGCTCAGGTCGTGCTCTTCAATTATATCGGTTGCTTTATCATAATCTTGGTAGCCTACCCGACGATCATCAAGTTTATCGCAAAGCTGCCAGTCGTCGATTTCTTCCGCGGTATTGTCGATGCTCAGGTCGTTGCATTCTCGACCGCTTCATCGAATGCCGCGCTGCCGGTGACACTGCGCTGCGTACAGCGCAATCTGGGCGTATCGCGGTCCGTTTCCAGCTTCGTTGTCGCGCTTGGCGCAACAATCAATATGAACGGCACAGCGATGTATCTTGGGCTCGTTGCGGTGTTCGGTGCCAATGTCTACGGGATCGAGCTGTCTTGGATGTCTTATGTACTGATAGCGATTACCGCGACTCTGGGCTCTGTCGGAGCTGCCGGGATCCCCGGGTCAGGCCTAATCATGCTGACACTGGTTCTGACCTCCATCGGAGTACCACTGGAAACAGTCGCGCTTGTAGCGGGTATCAACCACATTATGGACATGATGCGCACCATGACCAACGTTACAGGCGACGCGACCGTGGCGGTGGCTGTTGGCCGGATGGCGGGTGAAATCGACGTGGAAGAATATGTCTCCGCCGACGATATCTAATCGGGTACACCGCATATGAGAAAACGTAACATTGCACTCGGTATAGTAGGCGTACTCGCCGCCGGGGCAGCCGCAACAGCATATGTTGTTTCGCCAACAATCCATGCTGGTGAAAGCGGGGAGACACCCGAACTGGGCCGGACCGGCGATTATGCGGTCGGCACATTTGTGCAAGACTACAGCCTGCCGGGCCGGACACAGATCGGCGGAATGAGCATGGTGGCGGGCGGCCTGAACGAGAATGAGCGCACGCTGTCCGTTCGTTTCTGGTATCCTGCCGAAGCAGGCAATGCAGGCGAGATCGTCGCTTACGACCATGTGATGGAGCCGCAGGGCCAAGACCCTGTCGAAGTATCGACCAAGGGTATCGCCCGCGCTGGTGCCGCCGCGCTGACCGGCGAGAAGTTCCCGCTGGTCATCATGTCGCATGGCTATCGCGGATGGCGCGAGCAGTTCAGCAATCTGGGAGAGCACCTCGCGTCGCGTGGCTATGTGGTCGCATCCATTGATCACGCCGACATGCCGGCCGATGGACTTGCTTCGTTGGCGATTTCATTCAGCAATGTTCTAGTCGATCGAACGCAGGATCAACGGCAGGTGCTGACTGCAATCCATGAGCAAGCTGGCGCGGAGGATGACGCAAGCTTTGCACTGATCGACACCGAAAGAACCGGTCTGATCGGCTATTCAATGGGAGGATATGGCGCTCTTGCCACCGCTGGGGCGTCCTATCAGTTCGCCAATGACCCTATGTCCAACATTCCTGCAGAAGCGCAACGCAAGCTCGCCGAAGTCACCGCAGAAGCAGCGCCGATTGATGCGCTTGTGACTTTCGCGCCTTGGGGCGGACAACCGGATAACCGCGCATGGTCTGCCGGGGCACTCGCCAAGATCGAAATTCCCGTCCTGGTCGTCTCGGGCAATCAGGATGATGTCGTCAATTTCGACGAGGGCGTGACATGGCTTTTTAACAACCTCACCGGCGCGGATCGGCATATGCTGGTATTCCGCGAGGCGCGGCACAATATTGTCGGCAATAATTTTCAAACCGCCGCCGATACAGGTTTCCAAGCGATTGAGTTCATCAGTGAGCCCGTGTGGCGCGGCGACCGGCTCAACGGAATCAACCAGCATTTTGTGACCGCATTCCTCGATCTGCATCTGAAAGGCGATTCTGACAAAGCGAGTTACCTCAATGTCCCGACCATCGACTCCAATGACAGCACTTGGGATGTTGCCTTTCGCGAGCAATTGAACGGGAGGCTGGCTGGCCCCGAACAAGACCAGCATTGGCGCGGTTTTCAGCGGCGCTGGGCCCTCGGCCTAGAGATGTATCGCGCGGAAAAAGGTAGTGGCGGGATTTCTACCAACGCCAAATAGCCGCCGATCAGCGCTCTGGATTGGCGTAAACCGATAGCTACATTGAAACTACTAGAAACCTATTCATATTCGGCGCGTTGGTGCGGCAAGTTCCGTGGCAATTCAGTTAAACGTAGCTGCAGAAACACTGTGATAGAGAAGATGCGACATGGCGAACTGCGCCAACATTTTGTAATTTGAGGGATTTCCATGCTGGGAAAGACAAACATTTTCGTTAAGTCAATCAGCGTCGCGGCTTTGCTGTTCACCGGCACAGCCTTGTCGGCGCAAACGCCTTCTCCACAAGTGGCATTGGCGCAAGCGAACGAGAAATTTGCTCGCTTTGTGCCAAAGGCCCATCCGGTAAGAACCAAGATTGATTACTCGATTTGGGACGAAGCGCTGAGCTTCTTCGTTGTGCCGATGGGTTCCTCCATACGCGAAGGTGCCCCTCGGGTGGATGGCCGCACCGGCACAAGGCGTGTTTATGGCCATGACTCACGTTTTCGTTTAGAAGGCAATCGTATAGGGTTTTCGTTCTTCACCGATGAAGTGACACAGTCGCTCGTTGAGTACCGGGTCGATCTGCAACAAACAGCGGACGCTGTTAACATCAGCACTCTCAGTAAAAACGAACAACTCGCTTTTTGGCTCAACCTTCATAACGTAGCGATTATCGAACAAATTGCCTTGCAGTATCCACTGAGTCAGCCATCGCAGCTTACTGTTGGCGGCAGCCCTGAGTTACTCGACGAAGCCCCTTTTATAACCGTGGCCGGGGTCGCGATGAGTCCCAAAGATATTCGGACAAAGATCGTCTATCCGAATTGGAAAGATCCCAAAGTAATATATGGCTTTTTTCGCGGAGATATTGGCGGACCATCAATCCAAAGAGAGGCATTTAATGGTAATAATCTGAGCGGCCTCCTGGATCGATCAGCGAGAGAGTTCATCAACTCGCTCCGCGGTACCGACAAATCAGGCAAGAAGTTGCGTGTTTCAAAAATTTTCGAAGAAGCGCGATCATTTTACTTTAGCGATTGGCCACGTGCCATTCGCGCCCACTATGCGAAGTACGCCAACGATCCAGTCAAAGAGATCATGGACAAGACTATCGGTGCCGAGGCAACTATTTACGAAACAGATATTGCCGATCTCTCCAATGGAGAGCGAGATCCAAATTTGAGCACGATAGAGGATGCGCTAGATAATGGCAGAGGGCGGCAAGGACTTCAAATACCAACGGCAATCGCCCGCCTCATGGTTGAACGGCAACAAAAGATAGAGAAAATAATCAAGCGCGGCGGGCGCCAAGGAACTGTGACTTTTGTAGATGTCGATCTCGACGGCGATGGTAGCGGCCCGGAAGTCGTCGAATAAAGTGTTGCGCAAAAAGGTGCACACGAATGCCGAAATACCCAATTCCACCTAACACAAACTGATTGGGCAGACCGTCTCGTAGCGGTTCTTAGCAGCTGACAATTATCGTTCTGGACACTTTTGGGACCCGGATCCCGAAAACTGCATCCAGGCAAAAAAGAGCGGCAGCACTTATTACGTGCCGCCGCTCTTCATTATTACGTACGCTGTACGGCTGGTACCTATATTAAGCGGCTATTACAGGCCGTCTGGGCCGCAATCATTAGCGAGATAGTCTAGCATCTTGGTGTATAATGCCTGCTGGTGGCTATACATCCAAGTGTTAGAGAAGTGGTCTGCTCCGTCGACTGTCATAAACTGACCGACTTTGCCCGCCGCTTCGAATGCCTTCTTGTAGTCTGTGAAGTTGAAGTACATTACCCGGCGATCCTGTTTCGGATGGACCATGAGCAGCGGGATGTTAACCTTCGCCACTTCGTTGATCGGGTTAATACCGATCGTACCGCGGCGTTTGCTCCAATCATCGAGTGCTTTCGGCGGGTTAGTGCCGCGGCGACCGATGTAAACTTTCTCCGCATCGGCTACAGCTGCAACAGCGATTGAACATTGATAGAGGTTTTCTTCGCGCGAGGCCGCAACCAGTGCCGCATACCCGCCATAAGACCAGCCGAAGAAAGCTACTCGATCCGGATCGGCCAAGCCCTGCTCAATCAGGTACTTTACGCCATCGTCCTTATCGTCCTGCATAGCGAGACCATGCTCACCATAACCCGCGTCAAAGTGCTTCTGGCCCCAACCGGTAGAAATACGGTTCTGGGGATACAGCACCATATATCCGGCATTGGCGAACATCTGGTTCATTTCCCCAAAGCCGATCACGGCGTTGACGTGGGGACCGCCATTGTGCTGGACGATCAGCGGAAACGGACCTTCACCTTTCGGGATTGTAACGTACGCTGGGATTTCAAGACCATCACGAGCAGTGTAACGGATGTATTTCACATCCGAAAGCTGAGCCGGGTCAAGCAGTGGATTTCGGCTGCCCACCTTGATCATTTTTTCGTCCATGACCAACCAATAAGAACCCGGATCACGTGGGCCACGGTTATTGACGATCATTTTCTTCCCGTCACGCGACCGGCTGCTGATGCTGATCTGATGGGCATGCGGTATTTCGCGCTGCAAGTTTTCGAAAAGCTGCTTTTCTTCTTCATCAAACCAATGACGCTCATACTTCGCGCCAGGGTAAATGGCGGCGACAAGTTTATTGTCGCCCGCCCAAGCCATAGAGCTGGTTTGGATACC
This genomic window from Pontixanthobacter aestiaquae contains:
- the acs gene encoding acetate--CoA ligase produces the protein MTDAIFPVSDEWAKNALIDDATYLEKYQRSIDDPDGFWREEAQRIDWIEPFHTVKDTSYDKDDFHITWFEGGTLNIAANALDRHLAKRGDQIAIIWEPDDPSEEGRTLTYRELHAEVCRFANVLKANRVNKGDRVTIYLPMVPEAAIAMLACARIGAVHSVVFAGFSPDALAGRIEDCQSNIVLTADEGLRGGKPIPLKANVDAACEKVSVDTVIVLKRTGADVPVIAGRDVDWAEAMAASSEDCPPEVMDAEDPLFILYTSGSTGKPKGVLHTTGGYAVWTSMTQEYVFDYQPKADGSMPVYWCAADVGWVTGHSYVVYAPLFNGATQVMFEGVPNYPDHSRFWNVIDKHQVEIFYAAPTALRALMREGDEYVTKTSRKSLRLLGSVGEPINPEAWDWYHRVVGERRCPIVDTWWQTETGAAMITPMPGATALKPGSATRPMFGVKPAILDPEKGTVLEGATQGALVITDSWPGQMRTVYGDHERFFDTYFSQYPGYYFTGDGCRRDEDNYYWITGRIDDVINVSGHRMGTAEVESALVAHELVSEAAVVGMPHDIKGQGIYAYVTTNAGVEDSEELRAELVKWVRKEIGPIATPDVLQFAPGLPKTRSGKIMRRILRKIAENDTSNLGDISTLADPGVVDDLVANRGS
- the ggt gene encoding gamma-glutamyltransferase, giving the protein MKKSIALLTALAPLAVIATPAQAQDSEAEPVAQKPDFKESIGPGGRPVGADWSRSPVYAENGMAATAHPLASQIAIDVLKQGGNAVDAAIAANAALGLMEPTGNGIGGDLYAIIWDPKTQKLYGINGSGRSPKNQTLDQLKEKLGDRDSLPPVGPLPITIPGTVDAWFEMHGEFGKLSMADILAPTVEYAREGHPVAPIIAMYLDRSLRAYERRQEATPFDFSNARATWFANGAPKAGEIFKNPDLANTLETIGRGGRAAFYDGELTKVMVDYLQRQGSAFEYEDFAEHTSEWVEVACAGYKDGYELCELPPNGQGFAALQIVNILKNIDLSQWERGSPEVLHYITEAKRLAYADVARFYADTDFSKFPMELLSEEYGKKRFALIDPAKATPDYRPGEPKLEGPGDTTYLTVADKDGMMVSLIQSNYRGMGGGLTPDGLGFMFQDRGELFSLDPAHPNVYEPNKRPFHTIIPAFVKKDGGPYMTLGLMGGGMQPQGHVQVLINMVDYGMNIQEAGDAARLNHDGGRQPTDDLAGTGADLLGTLHVEPGISAETIAALEAMGHKVEVVDNGIMFGGYQAIRRDPETGVYSGATEMRKDGQAIGY
- a CDS encoding HpcH/HpaI aldolase/citrate lyase family protein — encoded protein: MTIRPLRSALYLPANRASAVEKARRADCDAVILDLEDAVAPEAKVDARAAAVAAVNEGGFGHRILVVRVNALDTEWGPADITALAGCGPDAVLVPKLCHPDEAGIYRQQLGTGPELWAMLETCIAFTQLSAISAKAAAAELTTYVMGTNDLALEMRAKLDTARAPFQPVLAQAVINARAYGLSVLDGVFNDIGDEEGLATQCREGADMGFDGKTLIHPKQLAIANAAFSPSAAEVRTAQSIRDAFAAPENAGKGVIKVGGRMTEILHLREAERTLALHAATQRNPS
- a CDS encoding acyl-CoA dehydrogenase, which produces MVPFNWEDPFNLESQLTEEERMIRDAAHGFAQSELQPRVQEAYRNETSAPELFPLMGQAGLLGATIPEEYGGADASYVSYGLIAREIERVDSGYRSMASVQSSLVMHPIYAYGSAEQCQKYLPGLASGELIGCFGLTEPDAGSDPGSMRTYAKKDGDGYSLSGAKTWISNSPFADVFVVWAKSEAHADGIRGFVLEKGMEGLSAPKIEGKLSLRASTTGMIMMDEVKLPAEALLPNVQGLKGPFGCLNRARYGISWGSMGAAEFCFHAARQYGLDRKQFGRPLANTQLYQKKLADMMSDIALGLQASLQVGRLMDQEAFAPEMISIVKRNNVGKALDIARQARDMHGGNGISDEYQVIRHMVNLETVNTYEGTHDVHALILGRAITGLAAF
- the maiA gene encoding maleylacetoacetate isomerase, with the translated sequence MKLHGYYRSSTSYRLRIALELKALEYESVPVNLLKGEQKGEAFRGRNPFATVPMLEAGGRDRAQSMALIEWLDEAYPDAPLLPSTPEDRYTARELTYAIATELHAPLNLPVLKFLKEEYGKSQDEVGKWYRHWLAKTLVPVEARLAQLGSGDFLFDTPGIFEVVLLPQLYNARRFEYDLGNSPHMTRIETACLALETFQRAHPDNQPDSPENGPEKV
- a CDS encoding fumarylacetoacetate hydrolase family protein, coding for MKLATLKDGTRDGKLVVVSKDITRYCAADNIAPTMQYALDNWDEVAPNLEALYRDVEHQTVPCERFHENDAHSPLPRAYQWADGSAYINHVELVRKARNSEVPDSFYHDPLMYQGGSDTFLAPRQDIPLGDTAWGCDMEGEVAVITGDVPMGVSAENAADHIKLVMLVNDVSLRGLIPGELAKGFGFFQSKPSSAFSPVAVTPDELGDAWKDSLIHLPLLVDYNREAFGRAEAGVDATFNLAQLVAHAAKTRNLAAGTIIGSGTVSNKGEDGGPGKPVSEGGSGYSCIAEIRMIETIYDGGPKTRFMQPGDTVKIEMKDKDGHTIFGAIKQEVVQA
- a CDS encoding dicarboxylate/amino acid:cation symporter, whose product is MFKVWFSIPLWQRVIGALIVGTALGWAWQEYGLFGGADPTSIKWIGDLFIKAIKMLIVPLIFFSLVSGIAALGDLKKLGNVGGKALMIFAATAAFSVSLGLTMATVAGLGKGLDVQLPEGADVPDAATTTAVDMILSMVTDNPVATMAEGQVLPLIIFALLFGISVLMAGKEAAPIVKAMDAGAAVMQRMTMIVMELAPFGVFALMVWVAGTLGLDVLQSLAQVVLFNYIGCFIIILVAYPTIIKFIAKLPVVDFFRGIVDAQVVAFSTASSNAALPVTLRCVQRNLGVSRSVSSFVVALGATINMNGTAMYLGLVAVFGANVYGIELSWMSYVLIAITATLGSVGAAGIPGSGLIMLTLVLTSIGVPLETVALVAGINHIMDMMRTMTNVTGDATVAVAVGRMAGEIDVEEYVSADDI